From the Falsibacillus albus genome, one window contains:
- the fmt gene encoding methionyl-tRNA formyltransferase — protein MTKIVFMGTPDFSVPVLQQILNDGYELIGVVTQPDRPVGRKKVMTPPPVKAEAEKHGIPVYQPEKIKQQSEMEKIIELKPDLIVTAAFGQILPKELLDAPKYGCINVHASLLPELRGGAPIHYSILQGKKKTGITIMYMVEKLDAGDILTQVEVPIEENDNVGSLHDKLSEAGAKLLSETLPELLEGKLESIPQDDSKATFASNIKREQEKIDWTKTGEEIYNHIRGLNPWPVAYSILDGAPMKIWWGEKAHTYKQVKPGVILDIDHDGIVVGTGNSTAIKLTEIQPSGKKKMSAESYLRGAGAGIEAGMKFGE, from the coding sequence ATGACAAAGATTGTATTTATGGGAACACCCGACTTTTCGGTGCCGGTACTGCAGCAAATCTTAAATGACGGCTATGAATTGATCGGGGTAGTGACACAGCCCGACCGTCCTGTCGGGAGGAAAAAGGTCATGACACCTCCACCTGTGAAAGCTGAGGCAGAAAAGCACGGGATTCCTGTTTATCAGCCAGAAAAAATCAAGCAGCAGTCGGAGATGGAAAAGATCATTGAGCTGAAACCGGATTTAATCGTAACAGCGGCATTCGGCCAGATTCTTCCGAAAGAACTCCTGGATGCGCCTAAATATGGCTGTATCAATGTGCATGCCTCCTTGCTTCCTGAACTCCGTGGAGGAGCACCGATTCATTATTCCATCCTCCAAGGAAAGAAGAAAACAGGGATCACCATCATGTATATGGTTGAAAAGCTGGATGCAGGGGATATCCTCACACAAGTGGAAGTACCGATTGAAGAGAATGATAACGTAGGAAGTTTGCATGACAAGCTGAGCGAAGCAGGTGCCAAGCTGCTTTCAGAAACACTCCCGGAACTACTGGAAGGAAAGCTGGAATCGATTCCTCAGGACGATTCAAAAGCGACCTTCGCTTCCAATATTAAACGTGAACAAGAGAAGATCGATTGGACCAAGACGGGAGAAGAGATTTATAACCACATAAGAGGTTTAAATCCATGGCCAGTTGCCTACTCTATTCTTGACGGTGCACCTATGAAGATTTGGTGGGGAGAAAAGGCTCATACTTACAAACAGGTGAAGCCCGGCGTCATCCTTGACATCGATCATGACGGTATCGTAGTGGGGACCGGGAACAGTACGGCAATAAAACTGACAGAGATCCAGCCTTCAGGAAAGAAAAAAATGTCTGCCGAATCATACTTGCGCGGAGCAGGGGCTGGTATTGAAGCAGGAATGAAATTTGGTGAATGA
- a CDS encoding Stp1/IreP family PP2C-type Ser/Thr phosphatase, which produces MKAVFKTDHGKLRLHNEDNGGVFWNEENDLLAVVADGMGGHNAGDVASEMTKEKISELWSQSSKVNAPSEAESWLTDQVKVINRHIYEHANQNPDCEGMGTTLVAAICHERFVTIAHIGDSRVYILNDLGLQQLTSDHSLVNELVRLGQISKEDAEHHPRKHWILKSLGTEPNVEADIKTITFEEGDILLLCSDGLSNKLSEGEMGQILQESISLEEKADRMIGLANEYGGEDNITLVIVEYQAGSESG; this is translated from the coding sequence ATGAAAGCTGTCTTTAAAACAGATCACGGTAAATTGCGCCTTCATAATGAAGATAATGGAGGGGTGTTTTGGAATGAAGAGAACGACCTCCTTGCCGTTGTGGCAGATGGGATGGGCGGTCATAATGCCGGGGATGTTGCAAGTGAAATGACGAAAGAGAAGATAAGCGAGCTTTGGAGTCAAAGCAGTAAAGTGAATGCGCCATCCGAAGCTGAATCATGGCTGACTGACCAAGTAAAGGTGATCAATCGACATATATATGAGCATGCCAATCAGAATCCAGATTGTGAAGGTATGGGGACAACGCTGGTTGCCGCAATCTGCCATGAAAGGTTTGTCACAATTGCCCATATCGGGGACAGCCGTGTCTATATACTGAATGATCTCGGGCTGCAGCAGTTGACGAGCGATCATTCCTTAGTGAATGAATTGGTTAGGTTGGGTCAGATCTCAAAAGAAGATGCTGAACATCATCCACGCAAACATTGGATCCTTAAATCGCTTGGAACTGAACCGAATGTGGAAGCAGATATTAAAACGATTACGTTTGAAGAAGGCGATATTCTGTTGTTATGCTCTGATGGCTTATCGAATAAATTATCAGAGGGTGAGATGGGCCAAATCCTTCAAGAATCGATTTCCTTGGAGGAAAAAGCTGATCGAATGATCGGCTTGGCAAATGAATATGGGGGAGAAGATAATATCACTCTAGTCATTGTTGAATATCAAGCCGGCAGCGAAAGCGGGTGA
- the def gene encoding peptide deformylase: MAVLQIVEHPAAVLEAKCRKVNEYDEKLHQLLDDMYETMVEADGVGLAAPQIGIDQQIAIVEIDEESGTIEMVNPEILETKGEQLGIEGCLSFPNLYGEVSRPYYVRIKAFDRNGQAYLLEAEDFLARAIQHEIDHLHGILFTSKVNKYIDEAELERYEEV, translated from the coding sequence ATGGCTGTGCTTCAAATCGTTGAACACCCGGCTGCAGTATTGGAAGCAAAATGCAGGAAAGTGAATGAATATGATGAGAAACTTCATCAACTGCTTGATGATATGTATGAAACGATGGTCGAAGCAGACGGTGTAGGGTTAGCCGCACCTCAAATCGGAATCGACCAACAAATCGCCATTGTCGAAATTGACGAAGAGTCGGGTACAATCGAAATGGTCAATCCGGAAATACTGGAAACGAAGGGCGAGCAGCTTGGAATCGAAGGCTGCCTAAGCTTTCCAAACCTTTATGGGGAGGTTAGCCGTCCATACTACGTAAGAATAAAGGCGTTTGATCGTAATGGCCAAGCCTATTTATTGGAAGCGGAAGATTTCTTGGCAAGGGCCATACAACATGAAATCGATCATTTGCATGGGATTTTATTCACTTCGAAAGTTAACAAATATATCGATGAAGCAGAATTGGAAAGGTATGAAGAAGTATGA
- the rsmB gene encoding 16S rRNA (cytosine(967)-C(5))-methyltransferase RsmB encodes MGNQKKNVRDAALDVIEAVEKNQSYSNLLLNHAIERNKLEGPDVGLLTEIVYGTIQRKLTLDYYLNPFLKNRKKLEGWVLNLLRLSLYQIVYLDKIPERAAIYEAVEIAKKRGHKGISSMVNGVLRNLQRKGIPSMDEIKDPIERISIETSNPYWLTERWVEMFGLDKTMEMCKANLIAPNQTVRVNTTKISRDELVRILNEEGFVVEKSPLLPEAIQSLRGNVAHSDAYKQGLCTIQDESSMMVAYALQLEDQLNVLDACAAPGGKSTHIAEKLHGTGNVVSLDLHEHKVKLIVQNAKRLGLENIAGHTLDSRKVQEKFKEGTFDRILVDAPCSGLGVLRRKPDIKYSKKASDIQALQKIQHAILDAVAPLLKKDGILVYSTCTVDQWENEKAVQDFLDSHSDFEPIALSNLPEPVHPFANGHQMQIFPQDFGGDGFYIASVSKK; translated from the coding sequence ATGGGCAATCAGAAAAAAAACGTCCGTGATGCTGCATTGGATGTCATCGAAGCAGTGGAAAAAAATCAATCATACAGCAATCTTTTGCTGAATCATGCCATCGAGCGGAACAAGCTTGAGGGGCCGGATGTAGGGTTATTGACTGAAATCGTCTATGGCACCATCCAAAGAAAATTAACGTTGGACTATTATTTAAACCCATTTTTGAAGAATAGGAAAAAACTCGAAGGATGGGTGCTAAATCTTTTGAGGCTTTCTCTTTACCAAATCGTCTATTTGGATAAAATTCCTGAGAGGGCAGCTATATATGAAGCGGTGGAAATCGCGAAAAAAAGAGGACATAAAGGGATATCCAGCATGGTGAATGGCGTGTTGAGAAATCTTCAGCGCAAAGGGATCCCGAGCATGGATGAAATCAAGGATCCAATTGAAAGAATCTCCATTGAAACGAGCAACCCATATTGGTTGACAGAAAGATGGGTGGAGATGTTCGGCTTGGATAAGACAATGGAAATGTGTAAAGCCAACCTAATTGCACCCAATCAAACAGTCCGGGTAAACACAACGAAGATTTCCCGAGATGAACTTGTACGGATTCTCAATGAGGAAGGCTTCGTAGTCGAAAAGAGCCCCCTCCTCCCGGAAGCGATCCAAAGCCTGCGTGGGAATGTCGCACATTCAGATGCATATAAACAAGGATTGTGCACGATTCAGGATGAAAGCTCCATGATGGTAGCCTATGCACTTCAACTTGAAGACCAATTGAATGTGCTGGATGCTTGTGCAGCACCAGGTGGAAAGTCGACGCATATCGCAGAGAAGCTTCATGGAACCGGCAATGTAGTTTCCCTTGATCTCCATGAACATAAAGTGAAATTGATAGTACAAAATGCAAAAAGGCTGGGTCTGGAGAACATAGCAGGTCACACACTTGACAGCAGGAAAGTCCAGGAAAAATTCAAAGAAGGAACCTTTGACAGAATCCTCGTGGATGCACCATGCTCAGGCTTGGGGGTTCTGAGAAGGAAGCCGGATATCAAATATTCGAAAAAAGCTTCCGATATTCAAGCACTGCAGAAGATTCAACATGCAATACTGGATGCGGTCGCCCCTCTATTAAAGAAAGATGGCATACTTGTATACAGCACTTGCACAGTGGATCAATGGGAAAATGAAAAAGCCGTCCAGGATTTTCTCGACAGCCACAGCGACTTTGAACCTATTGCACTCAGTAACCTTCCAGAACCTGTTCATCCTTTTGCCAATGGGCACCAAATGCAAATTTTCCCTCAAGACTTTGGCGGTGATGGATTTTATATAGCGAGTGTAAGTAAGAAATAA